The following proteins are co-located in the Octopus sinensis linkage group LG24, ASM634580v1, whole genome shotgun sequence genome:
- the LOC115223983 gene encoding graves disease carrier protein homolog — translation MTVSTGSGASTLSLPSTNFGITWKTFVAGGIAGCCAKTTVAPLDRVKILLQAHNRHYRHLGVFSSLQHVIHKEGFLGLYKGNGVQMLRIFPYSAIQFGAYEEFKKILKSVTNCHTHIVKLTAGSLAGMVALVVTYPLDVVRSRLAFQVKGEHLYVGIVDTMKSIIHLEGGTTALYKGMVPSILGISPYAGLSFTCFEIMKNLCLDYFPESLGRPCQKTTGGIILILPAKLLCGAWAGVIAQTTAYPLDVVRRRMQLSRMLPESHKYDQGWLRTLLVIYREDGVSNGLFRGLTVNYIRVIPTVAVSFATYETAKQMLGLDTGVDR, via the exons GTATTGCTGGATGCTGTGCAAAAACTACAGTTGCTCCCCTGGACAGAGTGAAAATCTTGCTTCAAGCCCACAATCGACATTATCGACACCTAG gtgttttttcttCCTTACAACATGTCATTCATAAAGAAGGTTTTCTGGGCCTCTACAAAGGAAATGGGGTTCAGATGCTACGGATTTTCCCATATTCTGCTATTCAGTTTGGTGCTTACGAAGAAtttaaaaag ATTCTCAAGTCGGTTACAAATTGTCACACTCACATTGTCAAGCTGACGGCTGGATCCTTAGCAG GTATGGTGGCGCTAGTGGTTACTTACCCTCTGGATGTGGTACGATCTCGTTTAGCTTTCCAAGTGAAAGGTGAACATCTTTATGTCGGCATCGTGGACACGATGAAGTCAATTATCCATCTGGAAGGTGGAACCACTGCACTTTACAAAGGCATGGTGCCCTCAATACTGGGTATTTCACCATATGCTG gtTTATCTTTCACATGTTTCGAGATAATGAAAAACTTGTGTTTAGACTACTTTCCTGAAAGTCTTGGAAGACCCTGCCAGAAGACAACGGGCgggattattcttattcttcctgCCAAATTGCTCTGTGGTGCCTGGGCTGGAGTTATCGCCCAAACAACAGC TTATCCATTGGATGTTGTCAGACGGCGAATGCAACTGTCCCGAATGTTGCCAGAATCCCACAAATATGATCA aGGTTGGCTGCGAACATTGTTGGTCATATACCGGGAAGATGGAGTCAGCAATGGATTGTTCCGAGGACTTACTGTCAATTACATTCGAGTCATCCCTACTGTGGCTGTGTCTTTTGCCACTTACGAAACAGCAAAGCAAATGCTTGGCTTGGACACCGGTGTTGATCGTTAA